The following DNA comes from Hordeum vulgare subsp. vulgare chromosome 3H, MorexV3_pseudomolecules_assembly, whole genome shotgun sequence.
aaacaattctgaaaattaAAACTTTATTCAGTAATTTTGAGAAAATGTTCAAAATACAAAACTGTTTGATTATTTGAGAAAATGCTCATGATTTAGACTTTGTTTGCGAGAAATAAAGAAATGCACGGGGTTAAAAAACATGTTcgtgaatttgaaaaatgttcttgaATGCAGAAAATATTCATGATTCGACAAATGTTCATTAATTACAAAAAAATCACAATTGTGAAACAATGTTCCGGATAAAGAAATCATGGAATAAAAATTACTCATGGTTTCAAAAAATGATCAtaaattcagaaaatgttcagattttcaaaaatgtttggaAAATAATAAATTTTTCCGGGGTTAAAAAATTGTTCGTGAATTTGAAAAACAAATGTCCGCGCATTCAATTCATTTTGGGATTTATAGATGttcgagaaaaataaaatgttggTGGATGCAAAAGTTGCTCGTGATTTTCAATAAAAGATCATGTAATCAAAATATTTTGACGATTTCAAAACTAGTCAAAATTTTAATGAAATTCATGCTTTTTAAAATATTTACAAATTATAAAAATGTTCTTTAAATAGAAAATTAAAATAATTTTAAAGGTCAAGAAAAACGTACGAAAAAGTCACGTAATGATTAAAACGAAAATGATACGAAATTGGTCGGCTCATGCAAGCATTAGCGGCGGCAGGGCGGTACGCGTCCGCTAAGGGTGCTTCTATGTCTCGCAttacaaaagaaaaatgaaagcctcaccagaatggacccacgagatgAGCAGGTCAAGGCGCACGGAAGGACACAATTTTTTTTTCTTGTATACTTTCAAATATTACAAATAATTAATTTACAAAAAACCATTACATGCTTTTTTTAAACATTGTAATCATGTGTTTATAAAGTGTTAAACGTGTATAGAGCAAAACTTTCTCATGTATACAAAAAAATACTTTGTGTATGAAAAAGTTCATCAtgtatttaattaatttaatctaaaatttgtaaaaaatgTTAAAAACGTAATtggaaaatgttaaatgtgtatagaaaacATTGACCATGCATTTGGAAATATTAAAAATGTATTAGAAAtttgttaatcaagcatttaaaaTATGTTAAACATGTATTCAAAAGATGTTGACCTTATATTAAAATATTGTAATcttgtatttaaaaaatgttagtgAAGCAttgaaaatgttaaatgtgtataaaaTGCTTACTGTGTATTATGAAATAGTGACATTGTATTTAAAGTGTTAATTAATCATTTAAAAATGTTAGCATATGTATAGAAAAATATTGTCCGTGCattaaaaatccttttattataAAAATGAAAACatgtattaaaaatatatattagaTATATAAAATTAATGTACAAtgtagaaaaaggaaaaagataaAGATTTTCAAAATATTAATCATGAAGTTCATAGTATTAAAAATGTTTTGAATGTGTATGAAAAATGTTGAATGTGTACACTTTATTTTAGCATGTGTTGctaaaaaacccaaaaaaattgACAAAGAAACTAGGAAAAATGAAGAAACCCAATAAGAACGAGAAGGAAAAAAAAGGCAAAATAGTAGGAATAGAGAAAGCCGAGAAAGacacaaagaaaaccaaagaaaatcgATGAAAATGAACAATGAAACAAAAGAAAATTGAAGAAAGGAAGGCAAAAAACATTGAAAATCgagaaagaaacataaaaaaaccCAATAGAAACAATGAAAAAATAATCGAAATCGATGAAAAGGCAAAAAAACAACACAATAAACAAATGAAGAAACAAATAAAACGAaaggaaaagcaaaaaaaataaacaaagaaaCATGTACGTTCATCGTATGAGACTACAACCAATGGTTGTCGAACGTAGAGCGATCGAAAAACAAATGAACAAATGAGGTGGAATGATATCGTGCGAAACGTGAAATCGTGTCCCGACGGTTCCCTATCCCCTGCGTTACACAAGGAATAGTATTTGGGCCACAGACATGCTCGGGGACTAGCCTGGTTGATCGACGACAAGGTCGACTCTGGGCGAGGGCGAGTGCCTAGGGCCCATGCCTGTCTTTGCCCAGGATCACATAGTATATATATGGCCAAACAACGCAAAACATATGTATCGCTCGTTGCAAGGCATATTTGTTTCATCGCCTGAACGGTGCACATGGGCTGACTTGTGCCAACCTGATATGTATCGCTCATTAAATTAGTTTTTTCATATTTACATATCGTCAAAACGTTACACATGGTTGGATGGCTATAAGGACATCATGCTCATCAGAGTTCAAGTCTCAGATTTAACATTGATGCTCATATTTTTCTAGATATACTTCAGACCTTCCAACGATGTGTATTCGATGGGAGGAGACATCCCCGTCAATTACGAAAGCGTTTGTGACGACTTCGTCAATTTTAAGATGATGTCTCGGCTCAGCCTATTGAAGATGTTTACAGGGGTAGGATGTACGTGCAGTCATTTATAGAAATGATTGTATGCTAGTGTATCTGATTGTGCTCTTTTAAAAAAAGTCAAAATGATGATTGGGTCGTGTGAGCATAGTCTTGTTTCTCATGTATTTGTAACTATTGTGATATCCTTATCTTCTTACATACATATTACTAAACACACTCTAAGAGCTTTTCTAACACACCCCGTATAATGCCGATCCACGAAAGTCGTTTACAGTTCGCGAAAAACGGGTTTTGCTGGCCGGTGCGGGCGCGGACACACGCAAACCCCTTAAAACGGACCCGTATAAAAGGATATTCACAAAAGATGCTATTATACGAGTCGTCAATGTGAGGTCTACTCGGACGTCACCGTGTTGATCCGCAAACCGAATATCCCGTAAACCAGAATTACTCATCATGTGCAATATAAGTAAAATGTCAATATTACAAATACAATAATCATCCAAAGTATAATAattattcaaatcaccgtaggAAACTAAATGAATGTCACACATGAATACAAAACTTGTCCCCTATACAAATCACACATGAATGTAatgaaaatgaatgaaaaaaatgaaatgtgCTACTGCGAGCTCAATGAGATCCTTCTGAAGTTGATAGTGGTTGTTTGCATTTTCAATCTTTCTATAGGTCTCAAAAAAGCTCTAATTCGGCTAGGATCTCTAGTTGGTTTGACAGGACTGCCCATATTATCGTAAAAGAACTCCAAGTTCATGCCTCTTTCATCTTCGAGAATCATATTGTGAAGAATAACATAGCATTGTCATGATATTTTCGAAGGATCGCTTGTCCCAAAACGGAGCAGGACAACGaacaatggcaaacctagattgcaaaaccccaaatgctctttcaatgtcttttcgggctgcctcttgtgcccttgcgaattgagactctttcctattttgggggtctttgatgctcttcaaaaatgttcaccaagaagggtatataccatctgcaagatagtaTCCTTCTATGTATTCATGTCCATTGATAGTATAGTTGCAAGCTCGAGCATCACCGCTAGCAAGCCTAGCAAGCAAATGAGaccgttgcaacacattgatacCATTTAGGGTACCCGACATACCAAAAAAGCAATGTCAAATCCATAAACCATGTGAAGCTACGAcctctagcacaattgttgcatcaggagacttgccacaatacattcTCTGCCATGCTTTTGGGAAATTTTTCCAAGTCCAACACATACAATCTATGCTTCCTAGCATGCCAGGCCAACCTCTTCTTTCGTTAAATGCCatcatttttttgtgtgttttcctCGTTCGGTGCCAAATATATTCAGGACTAAAGTCACGGAAAATCACTTTGACAAACCTACGCACTCACTCAATTGTACTATCTTCCCCAATGCGAAGGTACTCATCGGTATAGTCAGCCGGAATGCCGTATGAAATTACCCGCACAGCTGTCGAGATTTTCTGATATGCACTAAAACCCTTCAAGCCTGCGGCattccttctttgagtaaaatatTGACAATTGGCCTCGCAAGCTTCGACAATTTTAACAAAGAAGGATCTGCGCATACAATACCTTCTCCGAAAGAGGTGCGGCGGGTATGTTGGATTGGCGGTGAAGTAGTCTCGCATCAGCATCTCGTTGCCGAGATGGCGATTTCGAGGAATTCAAAGACGACCGACAGTCGATCCATGCCGCCTCTTTCGGTGCTCGTCTTCGTGCTCCTTCACGACAAGGGCCATCACCAAACTCTGCTCGCAAAATGTGAGAAGCATCGTCTCAACATCCGAGTCATCCGAATCTGAATCCTCGAGCAGAAACTTCTCGCACAGGCTCAAGTCTATCTCCGGCGGTGGCTCTCCCGCCGCCGTGGATTGGCGGATCCGGTGCAGCGGCTAGGCGAAAGAGGGCATCGGTGCCCCAGCTGCGTGATTCACCCCGTAGATGGCGGTGGACTGAAGGAACGAATGGCGGTGCGGCGACGAAAACGGGTGGGGAAGgggcgcgggctgaaatgtccgtCCCGTCAACCGCTTCCCTGGAATACACGACACCGTATAGGCGAGGCAAAAACCTGTGTTTTCGCGGGTCGGAGAGGGGATTTTGCCACGCCCTAAAAAAAGTTTACGGATCGGACGCGTTTGCGGGGTCTGGTCTGATAACATTTTCCGCACATACCCTTAGTTTAACGTTTATTTTGCGCGTCGAGACATTATACGGGGCCTGCTAGACATGCTCTACGCCTAGCACGTGTGTTCAGCTGTAGGCTACCGAACAAAGTCATAGGTCATCATGTTTGAGCAATACATCGGTACTAAACGATATCAGATGTAGTATTCAACATGTGTACACTTAACATATATGAACCCCATAGGAAACAACCACGCTGGATGAAAATACAGCCAAACGCACCCTAAGGCCGTGTTTGGATTGTCGGTGAAATTTTACAAACGTAAATAATTACAACTACATATTACCAGTGTCCAGTAATACACAATCGACAATATTTTCCGCTTGTAAACTCTCATGGGTGGGCAATTCCCTGAAATCCGGTACCTTTCTATGCTTCGCATTAACTATCTCCTCGAAGAGCAGCAATGCTACACGTACAGGAATATTGCACGAGTTTTACGGGCTGAGCTAAGGTGGAATGTATTGATTGGTGATCAAGATGAAGCGGGCCTCACCCCAAGAATCAGGGAAGGAGATTAGTAAGGAGAAAGACCAGTCCGTAAAACTCCTGTAAAAAGTTTCCGTACGTGTAGCATTTTTGCTCGAAGAGACAGATGGAGCACGAAGACGACGAGCTACCAGCATCCTCGGCCACCAAATCCTCCTCCCTTTCTCCACCATCCTCCTCCCCGTCGGTCAACCATCTGGTCTGCGCGCATGTCCCCGGTGGCACCTTTCACGACGGCCTAGTCCCCGCAGTACGCTGAGCAGATCTACGGCGCCAACGGGCTCGCCAACGCCGATGCCGACGCACCGCTCGATGCGGCTAGCCGCTCGTCGTTTTCGTAGGGCTCGCCTCCgcggaccagatccgcggcgccaACGCCCACGTGCCGCCCGCCGGCCAGCTGCTCGTCGTCTTCGCGGGGCTCACCTCCGCTGGCCAGATCCGCGGTGTCAACAGGCTCGCCGACGTCGATGTGCCGCCCGATGCCGGCCAGCCGCTCCTCGTCTTCGCGGGGCTCGCCTCCGCTGACTAGATTCGCGGCGCCAACGGGCTCGCCGACGCCGACGCGCCATTTAATCCAGGTCTCGAGCGAGAGGGACATGAGGAAAACGACGGATAATGGTCTCTAGCGCATACCGGCCTGTTACAGGTGTAAATATGAAAACTGGTGTAAAAACTACAGTAAAAAACGACGTACCAAACACCAACAAAAAGTACATCCATTTTTATTTTACATGGGTATATTTCACCGGTGTATTAAGCCTCAAAACGACGAACCAAGGGGAGCCTAAGGTGCGAGAGAATGAAGTCATTGTTCTTCTACACACTCTCACAAACTCCATACTAAATGGGTAACATGCGTAATGGTGACTGGTGAGTCAACATGCTAGAACTAGATAAGAAAGTTTTCATTGTATCtgaaaactaaaaacaaaaaaatcGGCAAACTAACCTAATAGCAGGTTAATACTAAAATAAACGGGAACCAGAAATGCCTAAGCAGAACAAACTACTGAGCTCTTCTCCCTCCATGAGGAGCAGAGCATTTGTCGGTGGCTCTGACGACGCCATCGTTGCCGGCGAGCATGAGGTACTTATCCTTCCTTGTGAGCATGGTGCATCCGTAGCCGAGCGCTTCCCCCATCTTCCTCTGCACGAGGTTGGCCAAGTCGGTGCTAGGCACCTCCCTCcccatcgccgccgccgtcgtgcgCACCCGCTCCAGGAACTGCACCGTGTAGCACATCCTCGGGTTCACCATGTAGTAGAGCGGGTCGAGGCACTTGAACCCGCCCGCCGTCGTCGCGTAGAACATGGCCGTCTCGACGGCGATGCCGACCGGGACGACGTCGTCGCTGAGCTCGGCGAACAGCGGGCTGAACCGGAGCAGGTACGGCTCACGGCAGGTGGTGCCCTCGGGGCAGACGACGACGAGGTCGCCGCGGTCCAGGAGCCGCGCCATGGCACGGCCGTCGCTCTCCCGGTCGCGCGTCAGCCGCACGGTGCGCCCGATCGGTGAGATGAGCTCCGACAGCCGGCTGAGGCTGTAGGACACGGCGCGCACCGGCCGGTCCAGCGCCACCGAGACGTACACCGGGTCGATGAGCGTCCGGTGGTTGCACACGAACAGCTGCCCGCGGCCGCAGGCGTGGCCAGGCGGGGCGCCCGGCCGCTCTCCCTTGAGCCGCCACGACATGCCGGTGGCCGCCAGGATGGGCGTGGAGTACCTGTACGGCACGGTGAGCGCgacggcgaggcgggcggcgcccAGGGCGACGCCGAAAGGGAGCCACAAGAACATGGCCAGCGTGCTGCCGGCGGTTGGCCGGAACGCGAGCCGGCCGTCGTGGAACACCATGGCCTTCGGGTACTTGGCCCTTGGCAGCGCTTGCCACCTGGCCTTGTCCTCCTGTGTCACGTGGTAGACCTCCTGCTTGTGCGTACACCCCACAAAGTAAAGGGTCACAAGTTTGCGGCACAGGCACGTAACGCAGTACATGTATCAACGAACTACAGTAGGACGACACGTGAGAAAATAGTAGATAAATTTGTACGAGTTGGACATAATTCCCAACAGTTTCATGCAACTTTGCGCGGCAACTTTTGCATGTATAGTACGAATAATTAGGCTCGTCCGTGACTATGCACCTACTTGTGCATGAGACCAACTGTTTCATTCAAGAGGTGACATGTACTGCTTCCGTTTCTAAACATaaaactttttattttttttttactaaaagactacatatgaAACAGaatcaatgaatttatattttaaaaCATGTACATGTACATTCGTATATAGTTTATAACATAATTTCAAAAAGGTTTCatatttaggacggagggagtatcatactACTGCTCCATGGAGTACTTTGTTAGTTCAGGCGGGAATTTAATTATCACGATCGAGCTAGCAAAAAAGGTAAAGCaagcatgtactcctacatataaATGATTGCACGTTCAACACGTACGGCACCTACTCTTTTTAATGTCTGAATCGTGTGCACTTGTCACCTCGTATGCCTAATTTTGTAACTAGCTCTAGCTAAAGATGTAACGTTCTCCCCGTAAAAAATTGAATCTTTTCAAGACCCAGCATGCCACATGCTAAATTTCTAAATTAATAGAGAAATAAGTCTTGGTAATGCAGTAATCTTTTATAAATTAACATGTAATTGGATGATTAGAAGGGCGACGGTATTCCTTTTCAATCAGAGTTTAAGTATGAGATTTGACAGTAACGATGAGTGTATGTGCCAATATTTTAACATCTACGTCGTACTTTGTCcaagaaaatacagtaacccttcATATTACGTATTGATGACAAATTTTATATGTACTCGTGGCAAGAAACAAATAAGGATACACATACAAATCCGACGGCCTGCGCGTGTATTGTGCTAAATAAACTACAAATACGTTGTTAGATTTTTGACCATGACAAATCAAATATTTTTAATGTTCATTTAGGTTTGCTGATGATGGCAAGTTTAATACGTAAGCATGACAAATCAATCTCATTTCATTTGCAAGCTTATACCGTGCTTGCAAACTAAATTTGTTATTCTCACGCCAACATAAATTCTGATTTGCCATGCTTAAAAATCCGATGTCAGAATTGTAGTTAAGTTTTTTTTTTTCTATGATGTTAAAAATCTCCGAAAAATGCTCATGCATGCGCTTCCTATTTTGTAATACGCGACTATCCAATACGCACAAAATGCAAGTAATCAATAAGATAACAATGGTACAGTAGTACCTTGCAACAATGTGAGAGAGGATGTTGGAGAAACTCCAAGGAGCCAGAGAGGCCCACAGCATCGCTCTCCAGcatgatcttcttcttctccaacgcCACCTGACCTTCCTCCTCCATGAGACCGGTGTAGAACCCACAGACCAACTTCATCCGCCTTCCGACCACCACGTCCGCCCCGAGGTATTCCCTCAGGAACCCCTCCGCCATCACCCTGGGCATGTTCGTCACGCACACCCTCCTCTTGGCGCCTCTCATCGCCTCGAAACCTTCCACGGCCACGTCCTCCATGAACCACTTGGGCAACACGGCGCGGCCGGCGTGGAACCGGCTCTCCGGTAGGCCGCAGAAGGCCGCCATGGCCATGACCCTCAGCGCCAGGTCGCCGCCGATGCCCACGCAGCAGAGGAGAgggtagaggaggaggagcacggcgcCTCGCAGGAGCCCTCCCGCCTCCAGCGCCACCAGCATGAAGTAGGGGAAGAGGCCGGAGGGCGACGAGCGGAGGAGGCCGCCGTCGACGTCGACGACGAGGGTTCGCGCGGCGGCGAGACTGTCATTCGCCATGGGAACAGGGTGCTGTCGCTGCAGCGGCGAGGACGGGAACGCGGCGGTGGTGCTGCCGCCGCCCTTGCTGCTTGGCAGCCATGGCCTCCCGTGGAAGACGAGGGCGAGCAAGGTGGAGAAGAGCCTCTGTGGCAGCTTCTTCTTGGCCATGGTCGACGTGCTTGAGTTTGTTGGTAGAGCTAGCGCTCCCCCGGCCCTTCCCCCGCCGGGTGTTTAATATCACCGGTGGCGGCGATGGCCGGGCCGATCGGGTCGGGCTGGTTGGAGAGAGGTCGGTGTATGTATGGATGATGGATTGCCTCTTATATCGGCAAGGCAACTACAACGAACGGGAGCTCTTTCGTCTCTAATTGAAACGTGAAACGCGTCAACGTACGTACGTAGCCATCATGCATCGCCCATGTGTGAGACGGTTCGGCGAGGAAGCAATTGACCAGCCAGTACCCTCAACGGAAACTGCACGGACCTTCGAGACACCTACGCTACGTACGTACCGATGTAGTGATACGTGGGATTGTACATTGTAGTGCAAATTGAAATTGTACGAACGCTTCGGCCGGTCGAATGTGATCCGCACGCGCTGGCTTGTCTGTAA
Coding sequences within:
- the LOC123440404 gene encoding probable glycerol-3-phosphate acyltransferase 3, with product MAKKKLPQRLFSTLLALVFHGRPWLPSSKGGGSTTAAFPSSPLQRQHPVPMANDSLAAARTLVVDVDGGLLRSSPSGLFPYFMLVALEAGGLLRGAVLLLLYPLLCCVGIGGDLALRVMAMAAFCGLPESRFHAGRAVLPKWFMEDVAVEGFEAMRGAKRRVCVTNMPRVMAEGFLREYLGADVVVGRRMKLVCGFYTGLMEEEGQVALEKKKIMLESDAVGLSGSLEFLQHPLSHCCKEVYHVTQEDKARWQALPRAKYPKAMVFHDGRLAFRPTAGSTLAMFLWLPFGVALGAARLAVALTVPYRYSTPILAATGMSWRLKGERPGAPPGHACGRGQLFVCNHRTLIDPVYVSVALDRPVRAVSYSLSRLSELISPIGRTVRLTRDRESDGRAMARLLDRGDLVVVCPEGTTCREPYLLRFSPLFAELSDDVVPVGIAVETAMFYATTAGGFKCLDPLYYMVNPRMCYTVQFLERVRTTAAAMGREVPSTDLANLVQRKMGEALGYGCTMLTRKDKYLMLAGNDGVVRATDKCSAPHGGRRAQ